A window of the Oncorhynchus keta strain PuntledgeMale-10-30-2019 chromosome 21, Oket_V2, whole genome shotgun sequence genome harbors these coding sequences:
- the LOC118400121 gene encoding nuclear receptor coactivator 3-like isoform X2, which produces MSEVADNSLEPMCSERKRKISTCDTPGMGCDKRRKEQESNYMEELAELISANFGNMDSFNVKPDKCAILKETVRQIRQIKGQGKSSCSDDDVQKADVSSTGQGVIDKDHLGPLLLQALDGFLFVVNREGSIVFVSDNVTQYLQYKQEELINTSVYNILHEDDREELHKNLPKTKAPNGGSWGGEAPRQKSHTFNCRMLVKYGHGQSHQNHGPSEEGPNRQRYETMQCFALTQPRTIMEEGEDLQSCMICVARRVIAVERTERFSTRHELSGKLIEIEQQSSLHTTMRPGWEDLVRRCMQMFLHRSEGHPWSYKHHYHEAFLHGRAETPSYRFSLSDGTPVTAQTRSELCRSRAANEPPTFLSTHLLQREHNGYQTNQGGVMRPQGMGVTNPNTQMNMAPGGGSGGMNRGYGMGAEQGHMGQRGSPSYTGGNGMNSMNPMNQMNRSLHQMNSQTNSMGQPMNNMSQMNSMNQMNSMRPMNSRMNSLNQINSMSRINQMNQMNQRNQMNHPGMQQYPQQQQAPLHGAGYSMGGMTSPPQSSPGMNAPQQNIGSPRVRRSPKIGASPFSPGGMHSSMSSGHPGGPGGTGGSTSFSSSSLSALQAISEGVGTSLPSALPTPLNSPPTHKPESCLGANSTQQGQCHGGTCKQGRSDSKSPGNTLASGGEQQHTPTTEVTPDSQANSEGPAGGEANRPSHDNKGGHKKLLQLLTSPTEELVPPNHQAGPGNTPMGFESKEGLGGLTSSSTGVSSSTAAVGQQGLGAAAAAAHFANQSLQEKHKILHKLLQNGNTPDEVARITAEATGKVTDGGGPEAGPGDPEEGPGARGAEVKQELHSPKKEKTHALLHYLLKKDDSKGARGDVQPKGRGAQGASSVVTTSEPNPVVEQVKTEPPDELETLETILGGRRNSSSGFNPEPDSRAGKEGGNQQGNGPGSFHDVERGAMLPARRGPLQRALSVDAKPLVGGGCLAGRRNVPCPMLIKQENVEAHIRPGMTNCFPGPGGMGVCPLGGGAGTSMNRGMGMPQRPPMAGQGDWGMPRSSGSPVGVPGHPSMGRPGMDFNSKGMMRGPMVIRSNSLPGNTRSMLQQQLVEMGSSEVNMGMSPFSGQGPPPLSPSWPDSAMGIDGPPATTNRRQFGNPLDELLVPPSTSQGQSDELALLDQLDSLLNNTDVIALEEIDRALGIPDLVGQSPGPEQQPGPVPGPDTSMGMEQKPMYGQGYPGPPPMGMQSAYVANPMQGQSPSGFNPMNQMGAQAGPGGFPGMGGMSHPRANMRPRMMSATKPLRLQLQQRLQGQQFMNQTRQAMGIKMENAPTGNPATRPGMEPGMSGQMMAQRSREMMTIQMRRQRMMMLMQQQQQQQQAAAGGFSPPPNVTAPAGMDNPMAGPPMNQPGQQQFTYGGNYGMNQQGDTSFVGAGSNMMPGRMGGPQNPVMQQHPQGSPMYQSADMKGWPQGGMARNNSYPQQQFTQQGNPGQFGGPMMMNGSMGGPGPVSGAGRAQMVQMQGQMSGQMQGQMQMGTNSMGMGRMPMGPEQKYC; this is translated from the exons ATGAGTGAAGTGGCAGACAACTCGCTGGAGCCCATGTGCTCCGAACGGAAACGCAAGATCTCCACCTGCGATACACCAGGCATGGG ATGTGACAAGCGCAGGAAGGAGCAGGAGAGTAACTACATGGAGGAGCTGGCCGAGCTGATCTCTGCCAACTTCGGCAACATGGACAGCTTCAACGTGAAGCCAGATAAATGTGCCATCCTCAAGGAGACCGTTCGGCAGATCAGGCAAATCAAAGGGCAAG GGAAGAGCTCGTGCAGCGATGACGATGTCCAGAAGGCAGATGTGTCATCCACCGGTCAAGGGGTCATTGACAAGGACCATCTGGGACCGCTGCTGCTACAG GCCCTGGATGGCTTCCTGTTTGTGGTGAACCGGGAGGGCAGCATCGTATTTGTGTCTGACAATGTGACCCAGTACTTGCAGTACAAACAGGAGGAGCTCATCAACACCTCTGTCTATAACATCCTCCATGAGGACGACAGGGAGGAGCTGCACAAGAACCTGCCCAAGACCAAGG CACCCAACGGTGGGTCATGGGGAGGAGAGGCACCGCGGCAGAAGAGCCACACCTTTAATTGTCGTATGCTGGTGAAGTACGGTCACGGGCAGAGCCATCAGAACCATGGTCCGTCTGAGGAGGGGCCCAACAGGCAGCGCTACGAGACCATGCAGTGCTTCGCCCTGACTCAACCCCGCACcattatggaggagggagaag acctGCAGTCGTGTATGATCTGTGTGGCCCGGCGCGTCATTGCAGTGGAGAGGACCGAGAGGTTCAGCACCCGCCATGAGCTCTCAG GTAAACTGATAGAGATCGAACAGCAGAGTTCTCTCCACACCACCATGCGGCCAGGGTGGGAGGACCTGGTGAGGCGCTGCATGCAGATGTTCCTCCATCGCAGTGAGGGCCATCCCTGGTCCTACAAACACCACTACCATGAGG ccTTCCTGCATGGCCGTGCCGAGACGCCGTCTTACCGGTTTTCTCTCTCCGACGGCACCCCGGTCACTGCGCAGACCAGGAGCGAGCTCTGTCGTAGCCGCGCCGCCAATGAGCCACCCACCTTCCTCTCTACGCATCTGCTACAGAG ggagcataATGGTTACCAAACCAACCAGGGGGGAGTGATGAGGCCCCAGGGCATGGGCGTCACCAACCCCAACACTCAGATGAACATGGCCCCTGGAGGGGGCAGTGGTGGCATGAACAGGGGCTACGGTATGGGGGCAGAGCAGGGGCACATGGGACAGAGAGGCAGCCCCTCGTACACAGGGGGAAATGGGATGAACTCCATGAATCCGATGAATCAAATGAACCGCTCGTTGCATCAAATGAACTCACAGACGAATTCAATGGGTCAACCGATGAACAACATGAGTCAGATGAATTCCATGAATCAAATGAACTCCATGCGTCCAATGAACTCTCGGATGAATTCCTTGAACCAGATTAATTCTATGAGTCGGATTAACCAGATGAATCAAATGAACCAGAGGAATCAGATGAACCACCCTGGAATGCAGCAGTATCCACAGCAGCAGCAGGCCCCATTGCATGGAGCGGGTTACAGCATGGGGGGCATGACCAGCCCCCCACAGAGCAGTCCAGGGATGAACGCCCCCCAGCAGAACATTGGCTCCCCTAGAGTAAGGAGGAGCCCCAAAATAGGTGCTAGCCCCTTCTCCCCAGGAGGTATGCATTCTTCCATGAGCTCGGGTCACCCAGGTGGTCCTGGAGGCACAGGTGGTAGCACCAGTTTCTCCAGCAGCTCCCTGAGTGCCCTCCAGGCCATCAGTGAGGGGGTGGGCACCTCTCTACCCTCGGCCCTCCCCACGCCCCTGAACTCTCCCCCCACACACAAGCCTGAAAGCTGCCTCGGTGCCAACTCCACCCAGCAGGGGCAGTGCCACGGTGGAACCTGTAAACAAGGCCGTTCAGACTCCAAGAGCCCGGGCAACACTCTGGCCAGTGGAGGAGAGCAGCAGCACACCCCCACCACAGAGGTGACCCCAGACAGCCAGGCCAACAGTGAGGGCCCAGCCGGGGGAGAAGCCAACCGTCCGAGCCATGACAATAAAGGGGGCCACAAAAAGCTCCTGCAGCTCCTCACCTCCCCTACGGAGGAGCTAGTGCCCCCTAACCACCAGGCCGGCCCTGGCAACACTCCCATGGGCTTTGAGTCCAAGGAGGGATTGGGGGGTTTGACCAGCTCCTCCACAGGCGTATCCTCTTCCACGGCTGCAGTAGGACAGCAGGGCCTAGGAGCAGCTGCTGCAGCAGCACACTTTGCCAACCAGTCCCTGCAGGAGAAGCACAAGATTCTCCACAAGCTGCTGCAGAATGGCAACACCCCAGACGAGGTGGCCCGCATCACAGCCGAGGCCACTGGGAAGGTCACAGATGGTGGGGGTCCAGAGGCTGGGCCAGGAGATCCAGAAGAGGGACCAGGGGCGAGGGGGGCTGAGGTGAAGCAAGAACTTCACAGCCCCAAGAAGGAGAAGACCCACGCCCTCCTCCACTATCTCCTCAAAAAAGATGACTCCAAAGGAGCAAGGGGTGATGTCCAACCAAAGGGCAGAGGAGCCCAGGGAGCATCCTCAGTGGTCACGACGTCTGAACCCAATCCCGTTGTGGAGCAGGTCAAGACTGAACCACCTGATGAG TTGGAAACCCTGGAGACAATTCTCGGAGGCCGCAGGAACTCCAGCTCCGGGTTTAATCCCGAACCGGACTCCAGAGCAGGAAAAGAAGGGGGAAACCAGCAGGGAAATGGCCCAGGCAGTTTCCATG ATGTGGAGAGAGGAGCCATGCTGCCTGCCCGGCGTGGGCCCCTCCAGAGGGCTCTGTCAGTGGACGCTAAACCCCTGGTTGGTGGTGGATGCCTGGCGGGGAGGAGGAACGTTCCCTGCCCCATGCTCATCAAACAGGAGAACGTGGAGGCCCACATCCGGCCAGGCATGACCAACTGCTTCCCTGGACCAGGAGGCATGGGTGTGTGTCCACTAGGGGGCGGTGCCGGCACAA GTATGAACAGGGGTATGGGGATGCCACAGCGGCCTCCCATggcagggcaaggtgactgggggATGCCCAGGTCCAGTGGAAGTCCTGTGGGGGTGCCAGGTCACCCCTCAATGGGCCGGCCAGGGATGGACTTCAACTCCAAGGGCATGATGAGAGGCCCCATGGTCATCAGGTCCAACAGTTTACCTGGCAACACCAGGTCTATGCTGCAGCAGCAACTCGTAGAAATGG GTTCCAGTGAGGTGAATATGGGGATGAGTCCCTTCAGTGGGCAGggtcctccacctctgtccccctcctggCCTGACAGTGCAATGGGAATAGACGGACCACCAGCTACCACAAATAG GCGTCAGTTTGGGAACCCCCTGGATGAGCTCCTGGTGCCGCCCTCCACCAGCCAGGGGCAGAGTGATGAGCTGGCGCTGCTGGACCAGCTGGACTCTCTGCTCAACAACACCGACGTTATTGCCCTTGAGGAGATTGACCGGGCCCTGGGCATCCCCGACCTCGTAGGACAG agtCCTGGTCCAGAGCAGCAGCCAGGTCCTGTCCCAGGACCAGACACCTCCATGGGGATGGAGCAGAAGCCCATGTATGGCCAGGGGTACCCAGGACCACCCCCCATGGGCATGCAGTCAGCCTATGTGGCCAACCCCATGCAGGGCCAGTCTCCTTCTGGCTTCAACCCCATGAACCAGATGGGGGCTCAGGCAGGCCCAGGGGGCTTCCCTGGCATGGGGGGCATGAGTCACCCCCGTGCCAACATGAGACCCCGCATGATGAGTGCCACCAAGCCCCTCCGACTGCAGCTGCAGCAGAGACTACAGGGCCAGCAG TTCATGAACCAGACCCGTCAGGCCATGGGCATCAAGATGGAGAATGCCCCTACAGGAAACCCTGCGACACGGCCTGGGATGGAGCCCGGCATGAGCGGTCAG ATGATGGCTCAGCGTAGCAGAGAGATGATGACCATACAGATGAGGAGACAGCGGATGATGATGCTaatgcagcagcagcaacagcagcaacaggcTGCAGCGGGAGGCTTCAGCCCCCCTCCTAACGTAACGGCCCCTGCAGGCATGGACAACCCCATGGCAGGACCACCCATGAACCAGCCAGGACAGCAGCAGTTCACCTACGGTGGAAACTATG GAATGAACCAGCAGGGAGACACCTCATTTGTAGGCGCAGGCAGCAACATGATGCCAGGTCGCATGGGAGGGCCTCAGAATCCCGTGATGCAACAACACCCCCAAGGCAGCCCCATGTACCAGTCAGCAGACATGAAAGGCTGGCCACAGGGTGGCATGGCACGGAACAA CTCATACCCCCAGCAGCAGTTCACCCAGCAGGGGAACCCAGGCCAGTTTGGGGGGCCCATGATGATGAATGGCTCCATGGGCGGGCCAGGTCCAGTCAGTGGTGCTGGTAGAGCACAGATGG